One Triticum dicoccoides isolate Atlit2015 ecotype Zavitan chromosome 3B, WEW_v2.0, whole genome shotgun sequence genomic window, CCTGCATATCGGTGATTAATTAGCTTTACGGGAAACCGTCGTCTGAACCATTTGAATGTTTACCTCATACTAGTACACACATAGATATGGCTTGCACTATGGCGTGACGCCCTAGTCTTCGCCGCGGCCCAGCTGACGCGTGAGCGGGACAGTTGACAAGAGCCGACGGAAGACTTTCACGCCAAGTGACACTTTTAATCTTGATGTTACCAGGTGCCTGAAAGTTCCCAACATCACCAGAAGGATATACTGTACCACTGGCCGAAGTATCTTGGAGATCATCAGGGCAATTTGTACCGCCCCGCGCGATCCAAGAGCATATACCGTGCTTCCTGAGCTCTCTGAAAGTTCCGAGTCCGCTGTGCTCCACAGCTCTCGCTGTCAGCCAGACGTCGCCATAACGGTGGCCATTCGGCCCAAGCGACAGCGCGGCGGCCGCGGGCGCCCGACGCGGTCGGGTCTCGATCGGAGGCCTTGCGAGCGATCGCGGACTTGGCTTGGCTGCCCCCGCCCGTTCCCTCCCCGCCGCGGCGTACGTGCAGGCGTGCCGCTATAGCTTCCTCCTCCCGTCTCGGTCGCTTTCGGGGACGACGCTGCTGTGCTGATATCCCAATGCCCCCGCCCTCTTCATTCTCGTCGCCACAGGCCACAGTGCTCGTGTATCGTTGGTGTGGCCGTAGCCCCCTTGGCCTCCCCCCTTCCCCGCCGCCATAGTACGTCGCCACTATAAGCTGCAGGCTTCTTCGTCCGTGCAGTTTGCGCGCGGCGTAGAGCGTATCACTCACTGTGCGTACGCGGGGAGGGGGCGGTTCCATTCCAGGCAATGGGTTTCGCTCCTTCCCGGCGTGTTGGTGTCCTTCTAGTGCTTCTTGGTCTCTGCGCCGCGTGCTCGGCGCAgctcccgccgccggcgccgccggcgATGCTGCACGAGAGCTTCGCGGGGAAGTCGGAGTTCAGGACGGTGAACCGGAGGCCGCTGGAGTCGTGCCGGAACCCGAGCCCGTACCTGTCCATCAATGTCAGCACCGCCGGGCCGCTGCCCGACGAGGCGTTCGTCAACGTCACCGTCGGCGGCGTGTTCAGGCCCCGCGGCTCGCACTGGGTCGCCATGATCACGCCTTCAAACTCCAGGTACGTACTACTGTACAACTTTAAACAAAAGATTAACATTCATCTCCTGTTTTCTTCTCGAAACTTAAATTGATGTGATGTTTTGGTTTATCCTCCTATACATATCTAAGCTTGGGCAAAAATGTGATTTGATTCGTTTTCCAGGACGTACGTAGTGTTCACAACATGTTTACTTTCGCCTCTCGATGGATATGCATGTGAATCATTTACTAACAATAGTGTACGTGCATGCTGCGGGCGCAGTGTTTCCGGGTGTCCACTGAGCGGCGTAAACTATTTGGAGACCGGCGACACGGCGAAACTCCCTCTCCTGTGCCACTACCCTGTCAAGGTGAGCCTTTTGCTTTGCCTTTTGCATGCACTACTTGCGAACTGACCGTTAGCTACCGCTTCGCCACAGTAGAATCTATCTAGTTGCCACAGGATCGTACATGCTATCTTATGTTTTAGCGGCAACCATCAGTGCTCGATATGTAGCACCGCGTACGGAGTGCCGTCACGTGAACAACTCCTGTACATGCACCATTGCTCAGATTTCCCGCCTTCATTAAGAGGTTGTTATGTTTACACAAAGGCAGTGCTATGATTCGTTAACGGGTCCAGTCATGTCCGTTAGCCTCGCCGGAAATGGCCACCCATGAAGCATTCCAAGTTCTGAAGCGTGCTACGCCGGCTATATCCGTATGGGCGCACATGAACGCACGGCGTGTGCTGTTGCATGGATCAGAGCATGACATGAACCTCCTTTTCGGAAGAATTTTTTTTTAAAGCGAATGTAGGCCTATTTTTTTTTTTGAGAGTAGCGAATGTAGGCCTATTAATTGTCAAGGCCTGCTTAGCGGGCTGTGATAGATACTTGACACGACGAGCCTGGATGCAGGCCCAGCGGGTGAAGAGCGACCCGGGCTACCTCGGGTGCAAGAAGGCGGCGTGCCAGAAGCGCGACGCGTCGGGCGGCTGCCAGGTCCGGACGTGCGGCGCCACGCTGACGTTCCACGTCATCAACTTCCGCACGGACGTGGAGTTCGTCTTCTTCGCCGGCGGGTTCCAGACGCCCTGCCTCCTCAAGCGCTCCGGCGTCCTCCGCTTCGCCAACCCGGCCAAGCCGCTCAGCGGCCACCTCTCCAGCACCGACTCCACCGCCACCTCGGTACGTAACCACCTCCACGACGAGCAGATGGAGATCATTTCTTTTGCCCTGGTTGATTTTCATCTGAGAACCTGATCGTGATTTTCCATGCATGGTGCTGGTTTGTGTTATCAGATGAAGATTACGTGGGTGAGCGGCGACGGGAGGCCGCAGCAGGTTCAGTACGCGGGGGGCAGGGCGGCTGCCTCCGTGGCCACGACGTTCACACACAAGGACATGTGCAGTGAGTGGTCGAATGCTCCTCGATCGCACCGAGCTCAGATTATACTGTACTTAGTAGAACAAAATTACTTAGTTGCCATGTTCTGCGCAGGTTTTTCGGTGTTGCCCAGTCCGGCCAAGGATTTCGGGTGGCATGATCCCGGCTACATCCATTCGGCCGTCATGACCGGCCTCCAGCCTTCTCAGTCCTACGACTACCGTTACGGAAGGTGAAGCTCATACCATCATTTATGGCTAAAAAGGAAGATAAAGCTGTGTCAGTTGACTGAGATGCAGCCTACATGAATCGTTGATGCGTTGGTATATATACATTGTCTGTGCAGTGATTCTGTGGGTTGGAGTGACACTACCAAGTTCAGAACCCCTCCCGCTGCGGGGTCAGACGAGACGTCCTTCGTGATCTATGGCGACATGGGGAAGGCTCCACTAGACCCGTCAGTGGAGCACTATATTCAGGTAGTAGGAGCGCCAAAATTGCCTCGGTGTAAAACCTTTCTATACGTGATGCACCCTTCGGATGTAAATTTCCATCTCATCACACCCATGATATGCAGCCTGGATCGATCGCTGTGACCGGAGCGGTGGCCAAAGAGATGCAAACCGGGAAGGTCGACTCCATCTTCCACATAGGAGACATCAGCTACGCCACGGGGTTTCTGGCCGAGTGGGACTTCTTCCTTCACCTCATCAGGCCGCTCGCTTCTCAGGTCTCCTACATGACCGCCATTGGCAACCACGAGAGGTGATTGGTTTCTGAACGCAGAACGCTGACCTTGCACTCTTCGCCGCCAATTGATCTCGAGCTAACAATAGCTGATGAAGGAAATGTTATGTGTCCCTTTCCAGGGATTATGCAGGGTCTGGGTCTGTGTACGTGACCCCGGATTCGGGCGGCGAATGCGGCGTCGCCTACGAGTCCTACTTCCCCATGCCCACTGCTGGCAAGGACAAGCCGTGGTATGCCATCGAGCAAGGTAGCATCCACTTCATCGTCATGTCCACGGAGCATTCCTGGTCGGAGAAGTCGGAGCAAGTATGTTCTTTTTACCAGCAGACATCAGTCGCGCCTTCCTGTTTCAGACTTTGCAGCTGTTTGCATGCTGATGTTTCTGTGTAACTTCAATGCCTTGTGTGAATAGTACAACTGGATGGAAAAGGATTTGTCTTCGGTTGATCGATCCAGAACCCCATGGGTGATCTTCATTGGGTGAGCTTCTGAAGATCAAAACCAAATAGTTGTTCTGGTTCTTGCCTTGTTGACGTCCCTGCAACTGCAAGTAACACCTGGCATTTTGATGACCATTGCAGGCATAGACCAATGTACTCATCGAATGTGGGCATAATTCCCAGCGTGGACCCGGACTTTGTGGCCTCTGTGGAGCCACTCTTGCTCAACAACAAGGTAAGTAGAAGATCACACTGCAACGCATCATATTCAGCAGGCAAGAAGCTGTTTGCTTGACGTATTTTGGTAACAGGTGGATTTGGTTTTCTTCGGCCATGTGCACAACTACGAGAGGACCTGCGCAGTTTACAAGGGCAAGTGCAGAGGCATGCCGAGGAAGGATGCCAGTGGCATCGACACCTACGATAATAGCAACTACACTGCGCCAGTCCATGCCATCGTTGGAGCAGGAGGGTTCAGCCTGGACGGATTCTCTCTGATTGTAAGAGCTCTAGCAATAAGTATTTGTGTGTTTCGTTTTCCAAAGCAGCAAATACTTTGTAATTTTTAATTGGTGAAAATCCTGCATTACTACTGTACATGATATGTCGTTCTCTGACAACCTTGTCTTGCTGCTGCCCAAATATTCAGCCGCAGAGCTGGAGCTTGTCAAGAATTTCAGAGTTCGGTTATGCCAGGGTGCACGCCACTAAGACCAGTGTGTTGGTTCAGGTAAGCTTCACCTTTTTTTTTTCCTTCTCCTGGGGAGTTTTGCATGCGAAGTTAACAATTGATGCTCGGTTTCCTCAACGAAAAACAACAGCTGATGCTCTGTTTTCTTCAGTTTGTAAGCTCAGGCACAATGGAGATCCGGGACCAGTTTAGAATTGTGAAGGGAGGCAGATGATCCAAGTGCAGTTACGGCCTACAGCTCGAGGCAGATATGAAGGGAATATATAACTGGTTTTCTCTCACTTGTGATGTACTGTAAATACTGATGAAAGACGAATGCTGAATTGCAATTAACATGTCAGTGAATAGCTGTGTACGGTTACTGTAAGATTTATCAGTTTGAGTAATTGTGCCGTCAAGATTTTCTCTAAAGCTATGACCACTAGGGTGTCTCCTTTGTGTGACAAGCTTATTTCTACTAATCAAACTGCCTTTATTAAAGAGAGATTTATTTTAGAAAGTGTGGTTATGGCCCATGAGGTTATTCATGAGACATAGGTCTAGATCTAGTGGGTTGATTCTTAAACTTGATTATGAGAAAGCCTATGATAGAGTGAGTTGGAATTTTCTAAAGGAAATGCTTCTGTCTAGAGGTTTTGGCAGTGAATGAGTTGGTTGGGTTATGTCTACTATTCACCAAGGAACTTTTTAGGTTGGAATTAATGACACAAATGGCCCCCACTTTGCTAGGGGAAAAGGCTTGAAGCAAGGTGATCCTCACTCATCTTTGCTGTTTAATTTGGTGGCTGATGTCTTTTCTAAGATGCTCCAGAAAGCTGTCAATAGAAACTTGATCTGTGGGCTGCTGCCCCATGCCATTCCTGGAGGGGTGGTCAGTctacagtatgctgatgatactatccTTTTCCTAGATAATTCTCTAGCTTGTGCTAAAAATTTGAAATGGATTCTAACATGATTTGAGAAACTTTCTGGTTTGAAGATTAATTTTCATAAGAGTGATTTGCATACAATTAATGTTTCTGATCAACTATCAAAAGACTTTGCTCAAGTTTTCTGTTGTCAGCTTAGGGATTTTCCCTTTAAATATTTAGGGGTGCCTTTACATTTTAAAAAGCTGAGAAGGGAAGATCTTCAACCCATTATAGACAGGATTATTAAGAATATAGCTGGTTGGCTGGGGAGATTTCTCTCCTACAGGGGCAAATTGATCCTTCTTACCACTTGTATTGGCAGTATTCCTGCCTACTCTATTGTTAAATTTCCCAAATGACCTGTTGATATGATTACATCTCAAATGTCTCACTTCTTTTGGGGCAATGTGGGTGATAATCATAAATATCATCTTGCTAGCTGGGGACTGATTTCCAGGAAGAAAGAATTTGGTGGTATGGGGGTTTCCAACCTTAGAGAGTTCAATATGGCCCTTTTGGCTTCGTGGGGGAAAAGATTCTATGATGTTAGAGATGGCGATTGGAAAAAAATTATGGCCTACAAATATAATACTAACAATTCCAATTTCTTCAGCACTAAGACTACATTGGGGTCCCCATTCATGAAAAGTCTATCTTGGGCACTTGCAGCATCTAAAAACTTTTATAGGTGGATCCCTGGAGATGGTAAGAATATTGCCTTCTGGCATGACATTTGGGTGGGGGACTGTTTCCTAAAAACTGCATTTTGGGATCTGTTTGACATTTTGTCAACAATAAGAGGCCACTCTTGCACAGGTCTGGGTAGGAGGTGAACTCCATCTCACTTTTAGGAGGTGTGTGGATGAAAGGGCTCTGGCTAGATGGGATgagctaattaatttagttaaacaGGTTGTGCTGTCTGGCTCCCCAAACCAACCTGTGTGGATGCTGGATTCTTCCAGCAAGTACTCTGTCAAGTCTTTTTATAAAATGATCAACTTTGGGGGGATACCTTCTGATATTAAAGATGATATATGGAAAATTAAGATCCCTCCCAATATACATGTTTTCCTATGGTTCATTTACTACAATAAAAGTTTGACCAGAGATAATCTGGCCAAGCGTATACATGTAGAAGATAAGACCTATGTATTTTGTAATGAACCAGAAACAATTCAACATCTCTTTTTTGATTGTATTGTTGCTAGACAAGTGTGGGAGCTGGTGGCTGGAAGTTTTAGCATTAATATACCTGACTCTTTTGCTATGTTATATTCCTTTTGGAAGAAAAGGAAACACTATGAAGCTCTAAACATAACTACTGCTGCTACCTTGTGGAGCTTATGGCGTTTGCGAAATGACTTTGTTTTCCAGGGGTGAAGATGGTGAAGTATATGCTGTGCTTTGGATCTGTTGGGTGCAATGATCAGGCAATGGAAAATCCTATGTTCAGAGGCTCATGGTGCGCTTCTTCTCCGGTGCTTAAGACTGTTGGCCCATCAAAGAGAGGAATTGCGTAGGATCGCCTGGCACTGAACTTTGGAGCATCGCTAGGTTCCTGCAAAAATTGCTAGTTTACCATCTTTGATCTGTTTGTGAGCTAGCGTGTATGCTTTCCTGGCTTTGTATCTCCCCTCGAACCTCTTAAAACTATGATGTAATAGGGTAGTCCTTAAAACACTGGTGGTTCCCGTCTGTGGCAGCTACTCTCTGGTTGCCGTCGAGCGATGTTAAACAGTCTTTGCTTTGGTTTTGCCTTGGCTTTAATAAAAAGTCGGGGCGGGGGGAAAGCCCTTTCAGTTCGAAAAAAAACCCTGtaagatttatatatcaaaatgtgTTCCTTTCATACTAAGTAtatttcatactccctcctttccggtctaGATGGTCCAAATCTAAAAAATCTTATCAACCAAGTTAGACTGTGAGAAtatccatagtgggagtaacataggtggtaacatcacacatatctagacaaaatagatgatgtgacaagtaattaatgaagaaagagagacatgtgataacatagctagttactcatAGTATAAGTAACATCACACATAGCTAGACAAGATTAAGAAGTGTCAGTAAAACATACCACACATATGCATATGTACACTCCACAAGGTAGATGTAAATCTACTCATCTACTATCATCAAAACACAAAATGTGCAACACAAATTCATGTGAAACCGCGAGATGAAGCTACTAGTCAAAGGAAATTTCAAATGGTCGACCATGTGTGGCAAATTTGTCAAAATTCATCCAAAACTGCTTCAAACATGAACACAAAATTAAACATTTACGTTGAGCGAAACTATGAGCCAATCATTTGAATGGAACCACAACATCAATGTGCTTCTTTTCTATGTAGACATTATTTCAAATCGAAGTATCATTATGTAGATTAGAAGGGGATAATAAGTGAAGAATATTAGAAGTTAAACACGCACAACACGCACAACATGAGATGCATTACTTATCAGAACACACCACGTTGCATCGGTGGAGCCACCAAGTGGGCTCGTTTGCATTCCTAGAGCATGTCTTGTTAGAAAAGGTCAAATCGAGTGTTCAAAATAGGCCTGGCCCGAAGGTGCTTTAAGGTTCATGTGGGCCAATATTTTGATGCAATCTAGGCTACTAAACAGGTCAAAACTACACCCACGGGATTGGATGGACCTAATGCAGGTAACTAAACGCATCCCTAGAATATTAAGTCAATATTAGTATATTCCtcatgaaatatattttcatatggTATTATCACTACTACAGGAATACCTAGCAGTGACGGACGCAAAAATGCCAGCAGTGCTGGGCCAGGCTGCCAGAGGCACTCATCACTGACCTCCTACGACTGCTAGTACCCCATCAGTGGCGGGCGCACGCCCACCGATGGTAGAGCCCTGCAACGGTGGGCGATGCGTGCTTGCCCACCACTAGTTGTGTGTCTTCAGTGGCAGGCGATGCGTTCTTGCCCGCCATTATTTATTCATGTCGCAATGGCGGGCGTACTAGAGCGCccgccactacaagcttattcatgtGAATTAAAAATTTACAGCCATGACACCAATTATGCTGCCATGGATGCATTTTGCATAAATCCAATATAATAAATTCaatagtcactagtagaaaaaggacataatatgtgaaacattagtaccggttggcatATGAGCCGACACTAATgctcccattagtgccggttcaaatgacttggcgggaggtgacctttagtatcggttctttgggaatctttagtaccggttcgtggtacgaaccggtactaaagatgctggtgcccggccagcacctttagtaccggttcgtggcacgaacaggTACTAAATAGGTTGTGGCcggcgctatttttagtcccacctcgcccccctaacaagaatttgaccaccttaagtatcttacttctcaaaccatcccaagcatttggtcttcattgaactctatgtgtaggatctgtgactgcaataggagtcttcgccggttcttaaatcggtggtagattcctattgacgatttagattctatacaaaaagatcattgatgatcaatgtattttttatatgtacttctgtgtagcagcgttttggctgaaaggcggtactgatcaatgtattttttctgcgttcagatgcacaatttaaatattttatttttcgaactatcacaagcatttggtcttcattgaactctatatataaaaaagaagaagaagaagcagaagaagaggaagaagaggaggaNNNNNNNNNNNNNNNNNNNNNNNNNNNNNNNNNNNNNNNNNNNNNNNNNNNNNNNNNNNNNNNNNNNNNNNNNNNNNNNNNNNNNNNNNNNNNNNNNNNNNNNNNNNNNNNNNNNNNNNNNNNNNNNNNNNNNNNNNNNNNNNNNNNNNNNNNNNNNNNNNNNNNNNNNNNNNNNNNNNNNNNNNNNNNNNNNNNNNNNNNNNNNNNNNNNNNNNNNNNNNNNNNNNNNNNNNNNNNNNNNNNNNNNNNNNNNNNNNNNNNNNNNNNNNNNNNNNNgaagaagaagaagaagaagaagaagaagaagaagaagaagaagaagaagaagaagaagaagaagaagaagaagaagaagaagaagaagaagaagaagaagaagaagaagaagaagaagaagaagaagaagaagaagaggaggaggaggaggaggaggaggaggaagaagaagaagaagaagaagaagaagaagaagaagaagaagaagaagaagaagaagaagaagaagaagaagaagaagaagaagaagaagaagaagaagaagaagaagaagaagaagaagaagaagaagaagaagaagaagaagaagaagaagaagaagaagaagaagaagaggaggaggaggaggaggaggaggaggaggaggaggaggaggagaagaagaagaagaaggaggaaaaaAATGTATATAAAGCCCTAAtactcacaaagaaactaaatacagcaaaaaaactactcagaaataaatagaagaaaaaaataaagcagaaaagaaataactatataaaaaaattactcaaaaataaatagaagaaaataaataatgcagaaaagagaaaaaattataaaaatatgttggggcgctgcccggtgggcctgccagaccttgggtgtgcaaatacatgcccagtagggccagcaggctcacagggcagcgcgccctagttaggcccagaagcctgccatatataggagttcgaaagggcagccgcggctgggtttataaatcagtgcggctgcccttcgctcggcgaggtgggactaaacgtagcgcactgcgggtggcagcgcacgggcattagtaccggttggtggctccaaccggtactaatgtgttgccctttagtaccggttggagccaccaaccggtactaaagggcctcgtttcccgccgcttgggctggccaaaattggcctttagtaccggttggagccaccaaccggtactaaaggcccctcctatatatatggcacttacgaaaattcagttatcgtcgccactaattcgttccacttctcgcgcgcgcgagtctcgatctcgatgacgccgtcgccgccgcgccgccgtgccgtcgccctcgccgccccccgccgcccgtcgtcgtcgtcgccgcgcgcccacgccgcccgtcgtcgtcgccgcgcgccctgCGCCTGTNNNN contains:
- the LOC119277286 gene encoding nucleotide pyrophosphatase/phosphodiesterase-like — encoded protein: MGFAPSRRVGVLLVLLGLCAACSAQLPPPAPPAMLHESFAGKSEFRTVNRRPLESCRNPSPYLSINVSTAGPLPDEAFVNVTVGGVFRPRGSHWVAMITPSNSSVSGCPLSGVNYLETGDTAKLPLLCHYPVKAQRVKSDPGYLGCKKAACQKRDASGGCQVRTCGATLTFHVINFRTDVEFVFFAGGFQTPCLLKRSGVLRFANPAKPLSGHLSSTDSTATSMKITWVSGDGRPQQVQYAGGRAAASVATTFTHKDMCSFSVLPSPAKDFGWHDPGYIHSAVMTGLQPSQSYDYRYGSDSVGWSDTTKFRTPPAAGSDETSFVIYGDMGKAPLDPSVEHYIQPGSIAVTGAVAKEMQTGKVDSIFHIGDISYATGFLAEWDFFLHLIRPLASQVSYMTAIGNHERDYAGSGSVYVTPDSGGECGVAYESYFPMPTAGKDKPWYAIEQGSIHFIVMSTEHSWSEKSEQYNWMEKDLSSVDRSRTPWVIFIGHRPMYSSNVGIIPSVDPDFVASVEPLLLNNKVDLVFFGHVHNYERTCAVYKGKCRGMPRKDASGIDTYDNSNYTAPVHAIVGAGGFSLDGFSLIPQSWSLSRISEFGYARVHATKTSVLVQFVSSGTMEIRDQFRIVKGGR